CTACTGCGAGTGGCGAATTATCGCCACTACGCTTCTTGTAAAATCCAATCTCTTAATAACTCTGTCGTTAATTGTGGATACTCTAACGGTGGCAAATGTCCACATTTAGGAATCCTATGTAACTGTGCATTTGGTATGGCTTTTGCCATATTCACTGATTCCTCTGGAGGCGTTAACTTATCATCCTCACCAACAACAATTATCGTTGGTTGCTTTATTTTACTTAGGGTAGGAATAGAATCAGAACGATTTAGAATAGCTGTCTGCTGTTTTAAAAAGACCTCTTTACCCAATTCAGCAGCCATTTTCATTACCTCATCAGCAACAGGCGTATTTAGTTTATCTTTATGGATAAGGTTGGGTAGTAATCGAGGAGTCACCCCGATAAATCGTCCTTCCTCAGCAAGACGAAGTAGCCCCTTACGAGTTGCCGCTCTTTCAGGCTCATCTAAACGAGCCATCGTATCAAACAATGCTAAACGAGTAACGCGCTCTGGTGCTTGCCGCATAATTTCAAAAGCCACATAGCCACCCATTGACAAACCGGCCAAAAAGAACTGCTCTGGTGCTCTATCTAACACCCTCCTTGCCATTGCCTCAATGGAGTCATCTTGAGAAAAGTCAGCCACAAACGGCTGGCAGATATCCACTAAATTATTAACCTGATTTTGCCATAATCTTTCATTGCATAATAGGCCTGGTAACAATAGTAAACTTGGTAATTCTTTTTTATTCATATTCATAATATATTTCAAATACTAAATATCCATCACTACAAATCTATTCTTTATCTTTTGATAAACTCTTGTTTAAG
This portion of the Entomomonas sp. E2T0 genome encodes:
- a CDS encoding alpha/beta hydrolase, encoding MNMNKKELPSLLLLPGLLCNERLWQNQVNNLVDICQPFVADFSQDDSIEAMARRVLDRAPEQFFLAGLSMGGYVAFEIMRQAPERVTRLALFDTMARLDEPERAATRKGLLRLAEEGRFIGVTPRLLPNLIHKDKLNTPVADEVMKMAAELGKEVFLKQQTAILNRSDSIPTLSKIKQPTIIVVGEDDKLTPPEESVNMAKAIPNAQLHRIPKCGHLPPLEYPQLTTELLRDWILQEA